Proteins found in one Polyodon spathula isolate WHYD16114869_AA chromosome 10, ASM1765450v1, whole genome shotgun sequence genomic segment:
- the dnajc9 gene encoding dnaJ homolog subfamily C member 9, which translates to MGLLDCCEVLFGTSNLYQVLGVEKEASEAGIRRGYYKVSLQVHPDRVPDNEQATEKFQVLGKVYAVLSDKEQRAVYDEQGIVDEESDTLRQDRSWDEYWRLLFPKITVDDIKAFEAKYKGSEEEAEDVRKSYMDHKGNMDRIMVSVLCCTYEEEPRIREIIEKAIAAEELPAFDAFTKESEKKKAARKRQANREKREAEKMTKDMGLVDGEDSLKALIQKRQKSREQETNSFLTDLEAKYCKKGGKGSAGKKGKK; encoded by the exons ATGGGTCTCCTGGATTGCTGTGAGGTGCTGTTTGGCACAAGTAACCTGTACCAGGTTCTTGGGGTGGAGAAGGAGGCGTCTGAGGCAGGGATCCGCAGGGGCTACTACAAAGTCTCTCTCCAGGTTCATCCAGACAGGGTCCCTGACAATGAGCAGGCCACAGAGAAATTTCAG GTCCTTGGAAAGGTGTATGCAGTATTGAGCGACAAGGAGCAGAGGGCAGTGTATGATGAACAAGGCATTGTGGACGAAGAGTCTGACACCCTGCGCCAGGACCGCTCGTGGGATGAGTACTGGAGGCTGCTGTTCCCAAAG ATCACGGTGGATGACATTAAGGCGTTTGAGGCGAAGTATAAGGGATCAGAGGAGGAGGCTGAGGATGTCCGGAAGAGCTACATGGATCACAAGGGGAATATGGACCGCATCATGGTGTCAGTGCTGTGCTGCACCTACGAGGAAGAGCCTCGGATCCGGGAGATCATTGAGAAAGCCATCGCTGCGGAAGAGCTCCCAGCCTTCGATGCTTTCACAAAGGAGTCCGAGAAAAAGAAGGCGGCCAGAAAAAGACAA GCTAACAGGGAGAAAAGAGAAGCAGAGAAAATGACAAAGGACATGGGGTTAGTCGATGGTGAGGACTCCCTGAAAGCACTTATTCAG AAGAGGCAGAAATCTCGTGAACAGGAGACTAACTCGTTTCTGACAGACCTGGAAGCAAAATATTGCAAGAAAGGAGGGAAGGGAAGCGCTGGAAAGAAAGGGAAGAAATGA
- the LOC121321754 gene encoding serine/threonine/tyrosine-interacting-like protein 1, translating into MGIGSSRTGRCRTAPLNVYRQAWEPQHSTPYRLSNGIDNGSDYQSGTKPVVSIVTPLSLGSAVQNNTAVLVPSVPERPVVRGGYVTAQQVYNFLNAEAGEPALHNPDYILILDCRSTERYKQSHMVTARVSLTVLHPELGCLITRSQLQEYSIILLYGEEGDRADEGFTPPQRIPVVYHGGSRESAGDTPTLQRCFFQLSSLGMDPVVLQGGYTAFSRLYPFLCTPTMILLESERRALTIYPSEILEGALYQGSARQASDYRIIKNLQITHVLNATAECPDAFPSTLRYLHLRLNDDTHQDVAESFPAATRFITQALRAEGGRVLVHCSLGRSRSSALTLAFLMEHRHWTLRHAYQWLKERRACAAPNDGFLRQLLAYEERLFGKKLTDLQDIRV; encoded by the exons ATGGGGATAGGATCTTCCAG AACTGGGAGGTGTCGGACTGCTCCCCTCAATGTATACCGACAGGCCTGGGAACCCCAACACAGCACCCCCTACAGACTCTCCAACGGCATTGACAATGGCTCGGACTACCAGAGTGGGACGAAGCCTGTGGTCTCCATAGTAACGCCGCTCTCACTAG GGAGTGCTGTGCAGAACAACACTGCTGTGCTGGTCCCCTCTGTGCCTGAGAGGCCTGTGGTCCGGGGGGGCTATGTCACGGCCCAGCAGGTCTACAACTTCCTGAACGCAGAGGCCGGAGAGCCAGCCCTGCACAACCCAGACTACATCCTGATCCTGGACTGCCGCAGCACTGAGCG GTACAAGCAGTCGCACATGGTGACGGCGCGAGTCAGCCTTACAGTTCTGCACCCGGAGCTGGGCTGCCTGATCACCAGGAGCCAGCTGCAGGAGTACTCCATCATCCTGCTATACGGGGAGGAGGGGGACAGAGCAGATGAGGGCTTCACCCCACCCCAGAGGATCCCTGTGGTGTACCATG GTGGCAGCAGAGAGTCTGCGGGGGACACCCCCACCCTTCAGCGCTGCTTCTTCCAGCTCAGCTCTCTGGGGATGGACCCTGTGGTCCTCCAGGGTGGTTACACAGCCTTCTCCCGTCTCTACCCATTCCTGTGCACCCCCACGATGATCCTGCTGGAGTCCGAGCGCCGGGCCCTCACCATCTACCCCTCGGAGATCCTGGAGGGAGCACTGTACCAGGGCTCGGCCAGGCAGGCATCGGACTACCGCATCATCAAGAACCTGCAGATCACCCACGTGCTGAACGCCACGGCTGAGTGCCCCGACGCCTTCCCCAGCACGCTGCGCTACCTCCACCTGCGGCTGAACGACGACACGCACCAGGACGTGGCCGAGAGCTTCCCCGCCGCCACGCGCTTCATCACCCAGGCACTGCGGGCCGAGGGGGGCCGGGTCCTGGTGCACTGCAGCCTGGGGCGCAGCCGCAGCTCCGCCCTCACCCTGGCCTTCCTCATGGAGCACCGTCACTGGACCCTGCGGCACGCCTACCAGTGGCTGAAGGAGCGACGGGCCTGCGCCGCCCCCAACGACGGCTTCCTGCGGCAGCTGCTCGCCTATGAGGAGAGGCTCTTCGGGAAGAAGCTCACTGACCTGCAGGACATTCGGGTCTAG
- the fam149b1 gene encoding protein FAM149B1 isoform X1 has translation MISRYNRKSVSHNLEIRGLSRSSLEHHPLPDNDDEFLPDSFLDDVKEAVSTYSSESSEDCQTVTGADIANSWSAIQSYTGTGVSTERSSVFSWGYDEFDKAASRQVQQMFEEIDELLYEGTAIAQLCGLQDECQQWKSRFPHLRILGSQVVTPTDEGYRWYSTPGSPAYRTPGVSHRERESTELSVVGRKAPFSRPRSGKDRETSRRPSSQYDGSRDPEEDRVIAAEGLMEEYLAFDCKDMDEEAAEKRLGCLTRRHRLGFPPISPYRCMKEAVLDEVFDDVWRELVGCMEELIRRHWEGSISDDERNAVTIATSRVDSESPFMLFSALPVVLPRVTQSRVPPFTPNLQSQSKSSKSTSRRKSKTRRKPSKASRAQAGAGGHHYNLNDLIVIHGIPLQQRNLAAMDKTQELEERQPLCPGSSAVPSSRPRPRRILEQSSSSLSRPPQSARRRNPPPRTLHPITPGLSQSGTPSSMDEVIRGTRLPTASDRLSSPLMPLSRNHRLPPISLCEPEHSNPAHTGRHQEKHRGTSSRAHSAVVDDMGSLPLQDRLQGPDLHSRPNTTHTFRSDTPYRRSFTVLDNINQTRPGRGSAGTDSISIGVTGISLGISSSSFLDSFHHHPLGYSPIEDEEESEDQLASGLTIPVQIRSHSRGGFTSRSSRQGL, from the exons ATGATTTCCAGATACAACAGAAAGTCCGTGTCGCATAACCTCGAAAT ACGTGGCCTATCTAGAAGTAGTTTAGAGCACCACCCTCTGCCGGACAATGATGATGAGTTTCTCCCAGACAGCTTTTTAGATGATGTGAAAGAGGCTGTTTCCACCTACAGCAG TGAGTCCTCAGAGGACTGCCAGACAGTCACTGGAGCTGACATTGCAAACTCCTGGTCTGCCATCCAGAGTTACACTGGGACTGGGGTCTCCACAGAACGCAGCTCTGTCTTTTCCTGGGGCTACGAT GAGTTTGACAAGGCAGCCTCACGGCAGGTGCAGCAGATGTTTGAGGAGATTGATGAGCTGCTGTACGAGGGCACAGCGATCGCACAGCTTTGTGGTCTGCAGGATGAGTGCCAGCAGTGGAAGTCACGGTTCCCACACCTCAG GATACTGGGCTCTCAGGTAGTCACCCCGACTGATGAAGGATATAGGTGGTATTCTACCCCTGGGAGTCCAGCATACAGAACACCAGGTGTCAGTCACAGGGAGCGGGAATCCACAGA GTTGAGTGTTGTGGGGAGGAAGGCCCCTTTCTCCAGACCCCGCTCTGGCAAAGACCGTGAAACATCAAGACGTCCCTCCTCCCAGTATGATGGCTCCCGGGACCCCGAAGAAGACAGGGTGATTGCAGCAGAGGGGCTGATGGAGGAGTACTTGGCTTTTGATTGTAAGGACAT GGATGAGGAGGCTGCTGAGAAGAGGCTGGGCTGCCTCACGCGGAGACACAGGCTGGGGTTCCCTCCCATATCCCCCTACCGCTGCATGAAGGAGGCCGTGCTGGACGAAGTGTTTGATGATGTCTGGAGGGAGCTGGTGGGCTGCATGGAGGAGCTCATTCGCAGGCACTGGGAGGGATCCATCTCAG ACGACGAGAGAAATGCAGTGACCATAGCCACATCCAGGGTGGATTCGGAGAGCCCCTTTATGTTGTTTTCTGCCTTGCCTGTGGTTCTGCCCCGAGTGACCCAGTCCAGAGTGCCCCCCTTTACCCCCAACCTGCAATCACAG TCAAAGAGTTCAAAGTCCACATCCAGACGGAAATCCAAAACGAGGAGAAAGCCTTCTAAA GCTAGCCGAGCCCAGGCTGGGGCAGGAGGTCACCATTACAACCTGAACGACCTGATTGTGATTCACGGCATCCCCCTGCAACAGAGGAACCTGGCTGCCATGGACAAAACACA GGAGCTGGAGGAGAGACAACCCCTGTGCCCTGGGTCCAGCGCTGTCCCGTCCAGTCGGCCTCGTCCGAGACGCATCCTGGAGCAGAGCAGCTCCTCCCTGTCACGCCCCCCGCAGTCCGCCCGCCGCCGCAACCCCCCTCCCCGTACCCTGCACCCCATCACCCCCGGCCTGTCCCAGTCTGGGACCCCCAGCTCCATGGACGAGGTCATCCGAGGAACACGACT ACCCACAGCGAGTGATCGGTTGTCTTCTCCGCTGATGCCCCTGAGCCGAAACCATCGCCTGCCCCCGATCAGCTTGTGTGAACCAGAGCACTCGAACCCAGCACATACTGGCCGCCACCAGGAG AAGCACCGTGGAACTTCCAGTCGAGCTCACAGCGCAGTGGTTGACGACATGGGCAGCCTGCCTCTCCAAGACAGGCTTCAGGGACCAGACCTCCACTCGCGGCCCAACACCACACATACCTTCAGG TCGGACACTCCTTATCGACGATCCTTTACTGTCCTCGATAACATAAACCAGACCCGCCCTGGCAGGGGATCTGCAGGTACAG aTTCAATCAGTATTGGGGTGACTGGGATCAGTCTGGGGATCAGCAGCTCCTCTTTCTTAGACTCCTTCCATCACCACCCACTGGGGTACTCCCCAATCGAGGATGAGGAGGAGAGCGAAGACCAGCTCGCTTCAG GTCTCACCATTCCTGTTCAGATACGCTCGCACAGCAGAGGTGGATTCACATCTAGAAGCAGCAGGCAGGGACTTTAG
- the fam149b1 gene encoding protein FAM149B1 isoform X2 codes for MISRYNRKSVSHNLEIRGLSRSSLEHHPLPDNDDEFLPDSFLDDVKEAVSTYSSESSEDCQTVTGADIANSWSAIQSYTGTGVSTERSSVFSWGYDEFDKAASRQVQQMFEEIDELLYEGTAIAQLCGLQDECQQWKSRFPHLRILGSQVVTPTDEGYRWYSTPGSPAYRTPGVSHRERESTELSVVGRKAPFSRPRSGKDRETSRRPSSQYDGSRDPEEDRVIAAEGLMEEYLAFDCKDMDEEAAEKRLGCLTRRHRLGFPPISPYRCMKEAVLDEVFDDVWRELVGCMEELIRRHWEGSISDDERNAVTIATSRVDSESPFMLFSALPVVLPRVTQSRVPPFTPNLQSQASRAQAGAGGHHYNLNDLIVIHGIPLQQRNLAAMDKTQELEERQPLCPGSSAVPSSRPRPRRILEQSSSSLSRPPQSARRRNPPPRTLHPITPGLSQSGTPSSMDEVIRGTRLPTASDRLSSPLMPLSRNHRLPPISLCEPEHSNPAHTGRHQEKHRGTSSRAHSAVVDDMGSLPLQDRLQGPDLHSRPNTTHTFRSDTPYRRSFTVLDNINQTRPGRGSAGTDSISIGVTGISLGISSSSFLDSFHHHPLGYSPIEDEEESEDQLASGLTIPVQIRSHSRGGFTSRSSRQGL; via the exons ATGATTTCCAGATACAACAGAAAGTCCGTGTCGCATAACCTCGAAAT ACGTGGCCTATCTAGAAGTAGTTTAGAGCACCACCCTCTGCCGGACAATGATGATGAGTTTCTCCCAGACAGCTTTTTAGATGATGTGAAAGAGGCTGTTTCCACCTACAGCAG TGAGTCCTCAGAGGACTGCCAGACAGTCACTGGAGCTGACATTGCAAACTCCTGGTCTGCCATCCAGAGTTACACTGGGACTGGGGTCTCCACAGAACGCAGCTCTGTCTTTTCCTGGGGCTACGAT GAGTTTGACAAGGCAGCCTCACGGCAGGTGCAGCAGATGTTTGAGGAGATTGATGAGCTGCTGTACGAGGGCACAGCGATCGCACAGCTTTGTGGTCTGCAGGATGAGTGCCAGCAGTGGAAGTCACGGTTCCCACACCTCAG GATACTGGGCTCTCAGGTAGTCACCCCGACTGATGAAGGATATAGGTGGTATTCTACCCCTGGGAGTCCAGCATACAGAACACCAGGTGTCAGTCACAGGGAGCGGGAATCCACAGA GTTGAGTGTTGTGGGGAGGAAGGCCCCTTTCTCCAGACCCCGCTCTGGCAAAGACCGTGAAACATCAAGACGTCCCTCCTCCCAGTATGATGGCTCCCGGGACCCCGAAGAAGACAGGGTGATTGCAGCAGAGGGGCTGATGGAGGAGTACTTGGCTTTTGATTGTAAGGACAT GGATGAGGAGGCTGCTGAGAAGAGGCTGGGCTGCCTCACGCGGAGACACAGGCTGGGGTTCCCTCCCATATCCCCCTACCGCTGCATGAAGGAGGCCGTGCTGGACGAAGTGTTTGATGATGTCTGGAGGGAGCTGGTGGGCTGCATGGAGGAGCTCATTCGCAGGCACTGGGAGGGATCCATCTCAG ACGACGAGAGAAATGCAGTGACCATAGCCACATCCAGGGTGGATTCGGAGAGCCCCTTTATGTTGTTTTCTGCCTTGCCTGTGGTTCTGCCCCGAGTGACCCAGTCCAGAGTGCCCCCCTTTACCCCCAACCTGCAATCACAG GCTAGCCGAGCCCAGGCTGGGGCAGGAGGTCACCATTACAACCTGAACGACCTGATTGTGATTCACGGCATCCCCCTGCAACAGAGGAACCTGGCTGCCATGGACAAAACACA GGAGCTGGAGGAGAGACAACCCCTGTGCCCTGGGTCCAGCGCTGTCCCGTCCAGTCGGCCTCGTCCGAGACGCATCCTGGAGCAGAGCAGCTCCTCCCTGTCACGCCCCCCGCAGTCCGCCCGCCGCCGCAACCCCCCTCCCCGTACCCTGCACCCCATCACCCCCGGCCTGTCCCAGTCTGGGACCCCCAGCTCCATGGACGAGGTCATCCGAGGAACACGACT ACCCACAGCGAGTGATCGGTTGTCTTCTCCGCTGATGCCCCTGAGCCGAAACCATCGCCTGCCCCCGATCAGCTTGTGTGAACCAGAGCACTCGAACCCAGCACATACTGGCCGCCACCAGGAG AAGCACCGTGGAACTTCCAGTCGAGCTCACAGCGCAGTGGTTGACGACATGGGCAGCCTGCCTCTCCAAGACAGGCTTCAGGGACCAGACCTCCACTCGCGGCCCAACACCACACATACCTTCAGG TCGGACACTCCTTATCGACGATCCTTTACTGTCCTCGATAACATAAACCAGACCCGCCCTGGCAGGGGATCTGCAGGTACAG aTTCAATCAGTATTGGGGTGACTGGGATCAGTCTGGGGATCAGCAGCTCCTCTTTCTTAGACTCCTTCCATCACCACCCACTGGGGTACTCCCCAATCGAGGATGAGGAGGAGAGCGAAGACCAGCTCGCTTCAG GTCTCACCATTCCTGTTCAGATACGCTCGCACAGCAGAGGTGGATTCACATCTAGAAGCAGCAGGCAGGGACTTTAG
- the ndnfl gene encoding protein NDNF, protein MALYLSCCLLLSLLCSPVCRCHWPQGGVHPENEVLLYPSPVLPVSKITSVQLKRNSPKRWYFAVQEARSPYSITVTPCDVPIEWRLSAKTLLAKPVSTLHLESKKSKPEQYWRTSEAVMDLFIYRGNSAETFTGRSSSRALYTIMLLSTERDTQVTMYLTTRDRPRGLIPELPSDPRVDTVGVGMTSVTLSWEPSPSVLQQRQQQDFHYCLLVNRWHNYKSLCAAETAMKHKEEEEEKLSSMESWWWHGSSEISTSLHPGQDTALKSSADKSSAVTGVCTGTDNVYTFSDLLPETQYYFDVFVVNRLNQTSSTYTGTIAHTLPEPQPEVVQLIDGEITRVDLEMPQQQYSFRPKSWQRSTQFTFQTCTRGQVQVKITSKGRTLASQVVDGLGQILLEGKPKYVLQLEPASNSGASLKIQASTAYHKPAFPLLPESLKVKSFSKLRTCDSVTLAWLGTQQRSKYCVYRKRIAETQLQQVKKKDDDRCSGPESRRKAEKVLCKYFQELNPLRAVTTATITGLEPGTSYLFDVYLIGHWGFPVKYHSKVVRTRKAC, encoded by the exons ATGGCCCTGTACCTCAGCTGCTGTTTGCTGCTCTCTCTGCTGTGCAGTCCAGTCTGCCGGTGCCACTGGCCCCAGGGGGGGGTGCACCCCGAGAACGAGGTGCTGCTGTACCCCTCCCCAGTGCTCCCTGTGAGTAAGATCACCAGTGTCCAGCTCAAGCGGAACAGCCCCAAGAG GtggtactttgcagtacaggaaGCCCGCTCTCCTTACTCCATCACAGTGACTCCCTGCGACGTTCCCATTGAATGGAGGTTATCAGCCAAGACACTCCTGGCAAAGCCCGTCAGTACACTGCACT TGGAATCTAAAAAGAGCAAGCCTGAACAGTACTGGAGGACTTCAGAGGCTGTGATGGATCTCTTCATCTACAGAGGGAACTCAGCAGAGACATTCACAGGCCGTTCCTCCAGCAGGGCCCTTTACACGATAATGCTTCTGTCGACAGAGAGGGACACACAGGTCACCATGTACCTGACGACTCGCGACAGGCCCCGCGGACTCATCCCCGAGCTGCCTTCGGACCCCCGGGTGGACACAGTCGGAGTGGGGATGACCAGCGTGACCCTCTCCTGGGAGCCCAGTCCTTCAGTCCTGCAGCAACGTCAGCAGCAGGACTTCCACTACTGCCTCCTGGTCAACCGCTGGCATAACTACAAGAGCTTGTGTGCAGCTGAAACCGCTATGAAGcacaaggaggaggaggaggagaagctaTCTTCCATGGAATCTTGGTGGTGGCATGGTTCTTCTGAAATATCCACCAGTCTCCATCCTGGCCAGGATACAGCACTGAAATCTTCCGCTGATAAAAGCTCAGCTGTAACTGGGGTCTGCACTGGCACAGACAATGTCTACACGTTTTCAGATCTCCTCCCGGAGACTCAATACTACTTTGATGTCTTTGTGGTCAACAGACTGAACCAAACCAGCAGCACGTACACTGGGACCATCGCCCACACTCTCCCAGAGCCTCAGCCAGAGGTGGTTCAGCTGATAGATGGGGAGATAACACGGGTGGACCTCGAGATGCCCCAGCAGCAATACAGCTTTAGACCCAAGAGCTGGCAACGGAGCACACAGTTCACCTTCCAAACTTGCACACGGGGGCAGGTACAGGTCAAGATCACCAGCAAGGGGCGAACGCTGGCCTCTCAGGTGGTGGATGGGCTTGGTCAGATCTTGCTGGAAGGAAAGCCGAAATACGTTCTGCAGCTGGAGCCTGCATCAAACTCTGGGGCTTCTCTTAAAATCCAAGCCTCCACTGCATACCACAAGCCAGCCTTCCCTCTACTGCCAGAGAGCCTGAAGGTCAAGTCCTTCAGCAAACTGAGAACGTGCGATTCAGTCACGCTGGCCTGGCTGGGAACCCAGCAACGGAGCAAGTACTGCGTCTACAGGAAGAGGATTGCTGAAACCCAACTGCAACAGGTGAAGAAGAAGGACGATGACAGGTGTTCAGGGCCGGAGTCTAGAAGGAAAGCGGAGAAAGTTCTCTGCAAATACTTCCAGGAGCTCAACCCTCTGCGAGCAGTAACCACAGCTACCATCACAGGGCTGGAGCCGGGCACTTCTTACCTGTTTGATGTGTATCTAATCGGACACTGGGGATTCCCAGTCAAGTACCACAGTAAAGTGGTGAGGACCAGGAAAGCGTGTTGA